One genomic segment of Acidiphilium acidophilum includes these proteins:
- a CDS encoding AAA family ATPase, whose protein sequence is MAVLVEFRVKNFRSFRDEAILNLVASRDKTNEETAVMATGNKSVPRLVRTAGIYGPNAGGKSNLVRAMQLLRGIVKDSATLQAGQPINVQPFRLDPVATEQPIEYEITFLLDDVRYQFGFRLTPHKILSEWLIVYKSTQPATWYDRNFDQHTQKYDYKFSAQLLGAKGVWCEATRENALFLSTAVQLNSEQLRPVFAFLTNGLVIFENGSGPVPDYTISHIARNKADSVREFLSAADTGIADIRLIKRQGFMGTMKVDLATGQFEPLPAEPREITVPTFEHKANSGSAEFDFHDESEGTQKLFALAGPVFEILERGQVLIVDELDRSLHALLVRQLIGMFQNPDLNQKGAQLIFTTHDTSLLDGELLRRDQIWFAEKDEDQASHLYPLSDFSPRKGEALERGYLAGRYGGVPILRTLRLN, encoded by the coding sequence ATGGCTGTGCTGGTTGAGTTTCGAGTCAAGAATTTCCGGTCCTTTCGAGACGAGGCGATTCTCAATCTCGTGGCCTCACGCGACAAGACCAACGAAGAAACCGCTGTCATGGCTACGGGGAACAAGTCGGTGCCCCGGCTGGTGCGCACGGCCGGTATCTACGGACCCAATGCTGGCGGCAAATCCAACCTCGTGCGCGCAATGCAACTCCTACGCGGCATAGTGAAAGATTCAGCGACTTTGCAGGCAGGCCAGCCGATTAACGTCCAACCCTTCCGCCTCGATCCTGTCGCCACGGAGCAACCTATTGAGTACGAAATCACGTTCCTACTGGACGATGTTCGCTACCAGTTTGGCTTCAGGCTCACGCCGCACAAGATTCTGAGCGAATGGCTTATCGTCTACAAATCGACGCAACCCGCGACGTGGTATGATCGCAATTTCGATCAGCACACTCAGAAGTACGATTACAAGTTCAGCGCTCAGCTGCTTGGCGCCAAGGGTGTATGGTGCGAAGCCACGCGCGAGAACGCGCTGTTCCTGTCGACCGCCGTGCAACTGAACAGCGAGCAGTTGCGCCCCGTATTCGCCTTCTTGACTAACGGACTGGTGATCTTCGAGAACGGAAGCGGCCCCGTCCCGGACTATACGATTTCCCACATTGCGCGAAACAAGGCCGATAGCGTGCGTGAATTTCTGTCGGCAGCAGACACCGGCATCGCTGATATCCGGCTCATAAAGCGGCAAGGCTTCATGGGCACCATGAAAGTCGACTTAGCAACGGGTCAGTTTGAGCCCCTTCCGGCGGAGCCACGAGAGATTACTGTACCAACTTTCGAACACAAAGCGAATTCCGGTTCAGCAGAGTTTGATTTTCACGATGAGTCCGAGGGTACGCAAAAGCTTTTTGCTCTCGCTGGCCCAGTCTTTGAAATCCTCGAACGCGGCCAAGTACTAATCGTCGATGAACTCGACCGAAGCCTTCACGCACTGCTGGTGCGTCAACTGATCGGAATGTTTCAAAACCCAGACCTGAATCAAAAAGGCGCGCAGCTGATCTTCACGACGCACGACACCTCTTTGCTCGACGGCGAGCTGTTGCGCCGTGATCAAATCTGGTTTGCTGAAAAGGACGAGGATCAGGCATCGCATCTGTATCCGCTGTCCGATTTCTCCCCGCGGAAGGGCGAGGCGCTCGAGCGCGGTTATCTAGCGGGACGATATGGTGGGGTGCCGATCCTTCGCACGCTAAGGCTCAACTAA
- a CDS encoding CopG family antitoxin, with amino-acid sequence MKTKSRPLPSLHSDEEAEEFVANADLSQYDLSGFKPMRFEIEAKAAALNMRLPASLLAALKAKAKAKGIPYTRYVRMLLETDVAQSR; translated from the coding sequence ATGAAAACCAAATCTAGGCCGCTGCCCTCGTTACACAGCGACGAAGAAGCTGAAGAGTTTGTCGCCAACGCCGACCTGTCGCAATATGACCTTTCCGGCTTCAAGCCTATGCGCTTCGAGATCGAAGCAAAGGCTGCGGCGCTGAATATGCGCCTGCCAGCATCTCTGCTGGCCGCACTGAAAGCTAAAGCCAAGGCCAAGGGCATCCCGTATACGCGTTATGTACGGATGCTGCTGGAAACCGACGTGGCGCAGTCGCGGTAA
- a CDS encoding RloB family protein, with translation MGTEPQQIVQSAEEEFLKSKGFEMVYAVFDRDEHRTYATAIAMAAARDRKLTNDEKVPVSFEAIVSVPCFELWLLLHFVNIMAPMHRHEALAQLQRHLEGYQKGNNGIYAVTLPNLAIATQRATTLKEEYSRLPGEDPYTDVHELVKVLRKLKNSKS, from the coding sequence TTGGGAACAGAGCCGCAGCAGATAGTGCAAAGCGCGGAGGAGGAGTTTCTTAAGTCAAAAGGCTTTGAGATGGTCTATGCCGTGTTCGACCGCGATGAGCATCGAACCTACGCCACGGCGATTGCAATGGCGGCGGCGCGCGACCGCAAGCTGACGAATGATGAGAAGGTACCCGTGTCCTTCGAAGCTATCGTTAGCGTTCCCTGTTTTGAGCTGTGGCTTTTGCTCCACTTTGTGAACATCATGGCACCGATGCACCGGCACGAAGCATTGGCACAGCTGCAACGGCACCTAGAAGGATACCAAAAGGGCAACAATGGGATTTACGCCGTAACGTTGCCAAACCTCGCGATCGCTACGCAGCGCGCGACTACTCTCAAGGAGGAGTATAGCCGTTTGCCGGGGGAGGACCCTTATACGGATGTCCATGAGCTTGTGAAGGTCCTGCGAAAGCTGAAGAACAGCAAGTCGTGA
- a CDS encoding AAA family ATPase: protein MTTKECGERAGQFIATKEHRRFTEFAEAVRRHRYIGLCYGPAGVGKTLSARRYTHWNLAGEAIENWDRRPDQEKIDAALAGSRAVFYTPTVLGALRDMRRTLGDLMVRVEICIENHLWGDDEDCLGGKNERRIEMLILDEAERLSMAALEFVRDIFDRTGIGVILIGMPGMEKRLSRYPQLYSRVGFAHHYRPLHSDELTFVLTRHWRRLGLSLDGADFTDSQAIASIARITGGNFRLLHRLFVQIDRILKINGLSVITDDVVEAARSTLVVGI from the coding sequence ATGACCACAAAGGAATGCGGAGAACGAGCTGGGCAGTTCATCGCGACCAAGGAGCATCGCCGGTTCACAGAATTTGCCGAAGCCGTTCGCCGGCATCGCTATATCGGTCTTTGCTATGGGCCGGCGGGAGTCGGCAAAACGCTGTCCGCGCGCCGGTACACTCACTGGAATTTGGCTGGCGAAGCGATAGAAAATTGGGATCGTCGGCCCGACCAAGAGAAAATCGACGCCGCATTGGCAGGCTCGCGCGCCGTCTTCTACACGCCAACTGTGCTCGGTGCCCTACGTGACATGCGCCGGACGTTGGGCGACCTTATGGTGCGGGTCGAGATATGCATCGAAAATCATCTGTGGGGTGACGACGAAGACTGCCTGGGCGGCAAAAACGAGCGCCGGATCGAAATGCTGATCCTGGACGAAGCAGAGCGCCTCTCGATGGCGGCCCTCGAATTCGTTCGGGACATATTCGACCGCACCGGAATCGGGGTCATCCTGATCGGCATGCCAGGAATGGAGAAGCGCCTGTCCCGCTACCCCCAGCTCTATAGCAGGGTCGGCTTCGCCCACCATTATCGCCCGTTGCATAGCGATGAACTCACCTTCGTCCTCACCCGCCACTGGCGCAGGCTCGGCCTCTCCCTCGACGGCGCGGACTTCACCGATTCCCAGGCGATTGCCTCGATTGCCCGAATCACTGGCGGCAATTTTCGGCTCCTTCACCGGCTGTTCGTGCAGATCGATCGCATCCTCAAGATCAACGGGCTGTCGGTCATCACCGACGACGTGGTAGAGGCCGCGCGAAGCACGCTCGTGGTGGGGATTTGA
- a CDS encoding recombinase family protein: MTNTLIGYARCSTDKQDLAGQQDALRKLGVPQDRIYTDRGFTGTNRTRPGLDQALAAVRRGDTLVVPKLDRLARSVPDARAIGDNLAERGVKLQLGPSLHDPSDPMGKLFFNILATFAEFEADLIRMRTREGMAVARAKGKLRGKKPKLSDRQQSELRRMHETGNYSISDLAELFSISRPTVYRTLGRTMPQPAK; this comes from the coding sequence ATGACGAACACGCTGATTGGCTACGCCCGCTGCTCGACCGATAAACAGGATCTCGCCGGCCAGCAGGATGCCCTGCGCAAGCTCGGCGTCCCGCAGGATCGCATCTACACGGACCGGGGATTTACCGGCACGAACCGGACCAGGCCCGGCCTCGATCAAGCACTCGCGGCGGTGCGCCGTGGCGACACACTGGTGGTGCCGAAGCTCGACCGGCTCGCGCGCTCTGTCCCGGATGCCCGAGCCATCGGCGACAACCTTGCCGAACGCGGGGTGAAGCTTCAGCTCGGCCCCAGCCTCCATGATCCATCCGACCCGATGGGCAAGCTGTTCTTCAACATTCTAGCCACTTTCGCGGAATTCGAGGCGGACCTGATCCGAATGCGCACTCGTGAGGGGATGGCGGTCGCTCGTGCCAAAGGAAAGCTACGCGGCAAGAAGCCCAAGCTATCCGATCGGCAGCAAAGTGAGCTGCGGCGGATGCACGAGACCGGCAACTACTCGATCAGCGATCTGGCCGAGCTATTCTCCATCTCACGGCCGACTGTCTATCGCACCCTGGGCCGCACAATGCCTCAACCCGCCAAATAG
- a CDS encoding Mu transposase C-terminal domain-containing protein — translation MKREAEITRVETPVPRAATLKEEHRQMAMQRFGVLRPHLEEDIPLARAAHNAGVALRTAQRWLTRYRDCGLAGLARTIRGDAGVRRAPIELVSLIEGMALKKPRSSAAAVHRRIGKIAAEQGWPVPSYSTIYAILAAIDPATMTLAHEGAAAFRDRFEMIHRHRASVPNAVWQADHTILDLLILDQAGRPTRPWLTTVIDDHSRALAGVMAFIGAPSILNTSLALRQAIWRKADPAWPVCGIPDVLYVDHGSDFTSNHLDQVAADLRFRIIYSTVARPQGRGKVERLFGTLNSELLPELPGHLINGKPATPPSLSLSDLDQAVTDYIVGTYNVRIHKEIRQTPLDAWRGRGFLPRLPESLEDLDLLLVMHAEPRTVRRDGIRFQGFRYSHATLAAYVREAVTIRYDPRDLSEIRVFHHNQFLCRAISEEHAGEVLTLKDIQAARRAHRQSLRKTINERVARVSDFLPAGGKSQSGDPQPPRAQPRIKLRLYQEGD, via the coding sequence ATGAAGAGGGAGGCTGAAATAACGCGCGTGGAGACCCCAGTCCCCAGGGCGGCAACCCTTAAAGAAGAGCATCGCCAGATGGCGATGCAGCGCTTTGGTGTCTTGCGACCCCATTTGGAGGAGGACATCCCACTCGCGCGGGCCGCTCACAACGCCGGCGTTGCGCTTCGGACGGCGCAGCGCTGGCTGACCCGGTATCGAGACTGTGGGCTTGCCGGCCTGGCCCGCACAATTCGCGGCGACGCCGGAGTCCGCCGGGCACCCATCGAGTTGGTTTCCCTCATCGAAGGCATGGCGCTGAAAAAGCCACGCAGTTCCGCCGCTGCGGTTCACCGCCGCATTGGCAAGATCGCGGCGGAACAAGGCTGGCCTGTTCCCTCGTACAGCACGATTTACGCGATCCTTGCCGCGATCGATCCGGCCACCATGACACTGGCGCACGAAGGCGCAGCCGCCTTCCGCGACAGGTTCGAAATGATCCACCGGCACCGGGCAAGCGTGCCCAACGCGGTCTGGCAGGCCGATCACACGATTCTTGACCTTCTCATCCTCGACCAAGCGGGCAGGCCGACGCGGCCGTGGCTGACGACCGTGATTGATGATCATTCCCGCGCGCTCGCCGGCGTCATGGCGTTTATCGGTGCGCCGTCAATCCTCAATACCAGCCTCGCCCTGCGTCAGGCGATTTGGCGCAAGGCCGATCCAGCTTGGCCGGTGTGCGGAATTCCTGACGTGCTGTACGTTGATCACGGGAGTGATTTTACCAGCAACCATCTTGATCAGGTCGCGGCCGATCTACGCTTCCGCATCATCTATTCCACCGTCGCCCGACCGCAGGGGCGCGGTAAGGTGGAGCGCCTTTTCGGAACACTGAATTCGGAGCTGCTGCCGGAATTGCCGGGGCATTTGATCAACGGCAAACCGGCAACGCCGCCAAGCCTATCCCTGTCCGATCTGGACCAGGCGGTCACCGACTACATTGTCGGTACGTACAATGTCCGCATCCACAAGGAAATCAGACAAACGCCGCTGGACGCCTGGCGCGGCAGGGGATTCTTGCCGCGCTTGCCGGAAAGCCTCGAAGATCTCGATTTGCTGCTCGTCATGCATGCCGAGCCACGCACTGTCCGGCGTGATGGCATTCGTTTCCAGGGGTTCCGCTACAGCCATGCAACGCTGGCGGCCTATGTCCGCGAGGCGGTCACCATCCGCTATGACCCGCGCGACCTCTCCGAAATCAGGGTTTTCCATCACAATCAGTTCCTCTGCCGCGCGATTAGCGAGGAACACGCCGGTGAGGTCCTGACCTTGAAGGACATCCAAGCTGCCCGGCGGGCGCATCGGCAGTCCTTGCGCAAGACCATCAACGAGCGGGTTGCACGGGTCTCGGACTTTTTGCCGGCCGGGGGCAAATCTCAATCCGGAGATCCGCAACCTCCCCGAGCGCAACCCCGAATCAAGCTCCGGCTCTACCAGGAGGGCGATTGA
- a CDS encoding recombinase family protein, with protein MPKPAAGSLIGYARVSTQGQDLTQQRAGLREVGCTRIFEEKISGTKRDRPELGRLLDHLRTGDVVTVTRLDRLARSTRDLLEISERIKEAGAGLRSLAEPWADTTTPAGRMVLTVFAGMADFERSLIVERTSAGRIAAKARGVRFGPRPTLAAEQIAHARQLIEGDGKPVAEVARLLGVHRATLYRALEARQ; from the coding sequence ATGCCCAAGCCCGCTGCTGGTTCCTTGATCGGCTATGCCCGCGTCTCCACTCAGGGCCAGGACCTCACCCAGCAGCGCGCCGGGCTGCGTGAGGTCGGCTGCACACGGATTTTCGAGGAAAAGATCAGCGGTACAAAGCGCGACCGGCCCGAACTGGGGCGGCTGCTCGACCATCTGCGCACCGGCGACGTGGTGACGGTCACACGCCTGGACCGGCTCGCCCGCTCCACCCGCGATCTGTTAGAAATCTCCGAACGGATCAAGGAGGCGGGCGCTGGTTTACGCTCGCTCGCCGAGCCGTGGGCCGATACCACGACGCCAGCCGGGCGGATGGTGCTGACCGTGTTCGCCGGCATGGCCGACTTCGAGAGGTCCCTGATCGTGGAGCGCACCAGCGCCGGCCGGATCGCGGCTAAGGCCCGTGGTGTTCGCTTTGGGCCGCGCCCCACCCTCGCCGCCGAACAGATTGCGCACGCCCGCCAACTCATCGAGGGGGATGGCAAGCCTGTGGCTGAGGTTGCCCGCTTGCTGGGGGTCCATCGCGCCACGCTCTACCGGGCCTTGGAGGCCAGGCAATAG